One genomic region from Rhizomicrobium palustre encodes:
- a CDS encoding DUF4159 domain-containing protein, with amino-acid sequence MGLIPSISFGAPWILLGLIALPAIWFLLRVTPPLPKRVVFPPLRLLLGLRDEEQTPAGTPWWLMVLRILAAAGIIVALAEPQIGRTLELPGTGPLVLFVDNGWTAAPAWQARMGLLREAVDQAARANRPVAIVSSAEKPQTDFLDAGKADQAIRALQPKPWRTDRAAAAQALAKLHPGAEVLWLSDSVEDGNARTLADALSRLGHITLFSDRNGGALAIASTTNTAAGFEITVIRAGADSARDGLVSAIGEQGQTLGTSQFHFGDGQSKIAVKIAIPLEMRNQTARIEISGQNSAGAVTLMDRGTPRRAVGLVSGSPGDEPLLSGSYYLERALAPYADVHKGTIADLLARNVSVLILVDVGKIAGADHDRVTKFVENGGLLVRFAGEHTAGGTDDLVPVSLRGGGRYLGSALAWASPQRLASFPEASPFSGLTIPQDVTVSRQILAEPTVDLAAHSWARLADGTPMVTAAQRGKGWIVQFHVTAGPDWSNLPMSGLYVDMLRRLLTLSSGVEPAEMAANAMLPPSQILDGFGKLVPANSEAQPIRSGDISTTEASAQHPPGLYGSVGAERALNAAHADTVLLPLPDLSLSTQYYANRAAVALQTPLLVATALLLFVDFVISLILRGYVPNLRRLVAGSAVFLIVLHLPSAKADDAQAMKAALDTRLAYVTTGLADLDGLSKAGLTGLGKALSARTSYTPEEPLGVNLERDDLSFFPLIYWPMDPHEKDLSPAALSKIAEYMRNGGTLLIDTRDLTLGPVRGPNNPGQLTLRRLLGKLDLPPLAPVPQSHVLTKTFYLISSFPGRWDGGTLWAQTLPTGEASLRAGDGVSPIIIGGNDFAAAWAVDGSGRPLMDVTPGGATQREMSIRFGINLVMYALTGNYKTDLVHVPAILQRLGKSK; translated from the coding sequence ATGGGCCTTATTCCCAGCATCAGCTTTGGCGCGCCCTGGATCCTTCTAGGGCTGATAGCGCTGCCTGCAATCTGGTTCCTCCTAAGAGTGACCCCGCCACTGCCTAAGCGGGTGGTGTTCCCCCCCTTGCGGCTGCTCCTCGGCTTGCGAGATGAAGAACAGACGCCGGCGGGGACGCCTTGGTGGCTGATGGTGTTACGCATCCTGGCGGCAGCCGGGATTATTGTGGCGCTCGCGGAGCCGCAAATCGGCCGGACCCTTGAATTGCCCGGGACGGGCCCTTTGGTGCTGTTCGTGGATAATGGCTGGACTGCGGCCCCCGCTTGGCAGGCCCGCATGGGACTGCTTCGGGAAGCCGTCGATCAAGCAGCCAGGGCCAACCGTCCCGTCGCGATCGTATCGAGCGCCGAAAAGCCTCAAACGGATTTCTTGGACGCTGGTAAAGCCGACCAAGCAATCCGCGCCTTACAGCCTAAGCCTTGGCGCACAGACCGGGCCGCTGCGGCGCAAGCACTCGCGAAACTTCACCCAGGCGCGGAAGTGCTTTGGCTCAGCGATAGCGTGGAAGATGGAAATGCGCGGACGCTCGCCGACGCGCTATCGCGCCTGGGGCACATCACACTTTTTAGCGATCGTAATGGCGGAGCCTTGGCGATTGCCAGTACCACGAATACGGCTGCAGGCTTTGAGATTACCGTGATCAGGGCGGGTGCGGATAGCGCGCGCGATGGGCTCGTCTCCGCCATTGGAGAGCAAGGCCAAACCTTGGGCACGTCACAGTTCCACTTCGGCGATGGCCAAAGCAAAATCGCGGTCAAAATCGCGATCCCCCTAGAAATGCGCAATCAGACAGCCCGGATCGAGATTTCCGGCCAGAACAGCGCGGGCGCCGTTACCCTTATGGATCGCGGCACACCAAGGCGCGCGGTGGGCCTCGTCTCTGGCAGCCCTGGAGATGAGCCATTATTATCGGGTAGCTATTACCTCGAACGGGCATTGGCGCCTTATGCGGATGTGCACAAAGGCACCATCGCCGACCTCTTGGCCCGCAATGTCTCGGTTCTGATACTGGTCGATGTCGGCAAAATTGCCGGAGCCGACCACGACCGGGTGACGAAATTCGTTGAGAATGGAGGCCTGCTGGTCCGCTTTGCCGGGGAACACACTGCGGGCGGTACCGATGATCTTGTTCCCGTATCGCTTCGTGGCGGCGGGCGTTATCTTGGTTCGGCTTTGGCATGGGCATCGCCTCAACGCCTCGCTTCATTCCCAGAGGCCAGCCCCTTCAGCGGGCTCACCATTCCCCAAGACGTTACCGTCTCTCGACAAATCCTCGCGGAACCCACAGTCGATCTTGCCGCACATAGCTGGGCGCGGCTCGCGGACGGCACGCCGATGGTAACAGCCGCCCAGCGCGGCAAGGGCTGGATCGTGCAGTTTCATGTCACGGCCGGTCCAGACTGGTCGAACTTGCCGATGTCTGGCCTCTATGTGGATATGCTGAGGAGGCTGCTCACCCTATCGAGTGGGGTCGAGCCCGCGGAAATGGCTGCCAACGCGATGTTGCCTCCCAGCCAGATTCTCGACGGTTTCGGCAAGTTGGTTCCTGCAAATAGCGAAGCTCAACCCATTCGAAGCGGCGACATCTCCACAACGGAAGCTTCTGCGCAGCACCCGCCGGGCCTTTACGGCAGCGTTGGCGCGGAGAGAGCATTGAATGCAGCGCACGCTGATACAGTATTGCTGCCTTTGCCCGACCTTTCTCTTTCAACACAATATTATGCGAACCGCGCGGCGGTTGCCTTGCAAACGCCGCTGCTGGTTGCAACCGCGTTGCTGCTTTTTGTCGACTTCGTGATTTCTCTTATCTTGCGGGGCTACGTACCCAATCTTCGTCGTCTCGTCGCGGGCAGCGCCGTATTCCTGATTGTTCTGCATCTTCCATCAGCCAAAGCAGATGACGCGCAGGCCATGAAAGCCGCGCTTGATACGCGCCTCGCCTATGTCACGACAGGCCTCGCCGATTTAGATGGCCTCAGCAAGGCGGGACTAACCGGACTTGGAAAAGCTTTGTCCGCCCGTACCTCCTACACCCCGGAAGAGCCTTTAGGCGTCAATCTTGAGCGGGACGATCTTTCGTTCTTTCCGCTCATATATTGGCCGATGGATCCACACGAAAAGGATCTTTCACCCGCCGCACTTTCCAAAATCGCCGAATATATGCGCAATGGCGGCACACTTCTGATCGATACGCGCGACCTCACATTAGGTCCTGTTCGCGGGCCGAATAATCCAGGACAACTGACGCTTCGTCGGCTGCTCGGCAAGCTTGATCTACCTCCGCTGGCTCCGGTCCCTCAAAGTCACGTTTTGACCAAAACCTTCTACCTCATCAGCAGCTTTCCGGGGCGCTGGGATGGAGGTACACTTTGGGCACAAACATTGCCGACGGGTGAGGCTTCTTTGCGTGCGGGGGATGGGGTTTCTCCCATCATTATCGGAGGGAATGACTTTGCCGCCGCCTGGGCTGTTGACGGAAGCGGCCGCCCTTTGATGGATGTTACGCCCGGTGGCGCCACACAGCGCGAGATGTCGATAAGGTTCGGCATCAACCTTGTCATGTATGCACTCACCGGAAACTATAAAACCGACCTGGTGCATGTGCCCGCGATCCTGCAGCGCCTTGGAAAGAGCAAGTAG
- a CDS encoding NUDIX domain-containing protein: MLRIFQQAIAIATRYSRALLLHPTDIGAAAVVEQDGKVVLVRHSYKAGWLFPGGAVERNEPPADALLRELREEIGLTHSDSPVLIGAFIRPGIWASNLVLLYRVSSAVFSFKPSWEICELVLADPRTLPPDTGPAVRRRLGEIYGGQPQAGRW, translated from the coding sequence ATGCTACGTATCTTTCAGCAAGCAATCGCCATCGCCACGCGCTACAGCCGGGCTCTTCTGCTGCATCCCACTGACATAGGTGCGGCGGCCGTAGTGGAGCAGGACGGCAAAGTCGTTCTGGTGCGGCACTCCTATAAGGCCGGCTGGCTATTTCCGGGAGGTGCGGTGGAGCGAAACGAGCCCCCGGCAGATGCGCTTCTGCGCGAATTGCGCGAGGAAATCGGGCTTACCCACTCGGATTCGCCTGTGCTCATCGGGGCGTTTATCCGGCCAGGCATTTGGGCGAGTAATCTGGTTCTTCTATACCGTGTGTCGTCGGCAGTGTTCTCCTTCAAGCCGAGTTGGGAAATCTGTGAGCTTGTTCTTGCCGACCCCCGGACTTTGCCCCCGGATACAGGCCCGGCTGTGCGCCGCCGTCTTGGCGAGATTTATGGTGGGCAGCCCCAGGCAGGGCGATGGTAA
- a CDS encoding response regulator has product MAVSLKALVVEDNMHMRVLLRTLLRSIGISEILEATNGDSAIQMLAETKVDLILTDLSMEPLDGIAFTRAVREAGTSINPYIPIIMVTGHTERHRVEAARDAGVTEFVAKPLTAKNLFARITEVVERPRAYVRCDDYFGPDRRRRANEQHQGPWRREDDVDTIVVGGI; this is encoded by the coding sequence ATGGCCGTCAGCCTCAAGGCGCTTGTTGTCGAAGATAATATGCATATGCGCGTTTTGCTGCGCACGCTTTTGCGCTCAATCGGCATTTCAGAAATCCTCGAAGCAACGAATGGCGATAGCGCCATCCAAATGCTCGCCGAAACGAAAGTAGATTTGATCCTAACAGACCTGTCCATGGAGCCGTTGGATGGCATCGCCTTTACGCGCGCCGTCCGTGAAGCTGGCACCAGCATAAACCCTTATATTCCGATCATCATGGTGACAGGCCACACGGAGCGACATCGCGTGGAAGCTGCCAGAGACGCTGGCGTGACGGAATTTGTCGCTAAACCACTGACTGCCAAAAACCTTTTCGCACGCATTACCGAGGTCGTCGAACGCCCTCGTGCCTATGTTCGCTGCGATGACTATTTTGGGCCGGATCGTCGCCGACGTGCCAACGAACAACACCAAGGGCCATGGCGGCGGGAGGATGACGTCGATACTATAGTAGTAGGTGGAATATGA
- a CDS encoding CCA tRNA nucleotidyltransferase — protein MTRLEPQPWMRAPQTMKLMEVLGDARFVGGVVRNALLGRPVTDIDIATPLPPDKVKALLEVAGIKAVPTGIDHGTITAVVDGKPFEVTTLRRDVATDGRHAIVAFTTDWAEDARRRDFTMNALYADIDGAITDVVGGIADIEAGRVRFVGDPITRIREDYLRILRFFRFHAWYGRTELDAEALYACEKEKSGLVRLSGERIAKEMLKLFEAESPVTVLMSMGVIGVLEEVVPGAAEILPLRRLAAMDAELGTAPDGVLRLAALLPAGRAVLTAQLIAARWKLSNVDRDRLVAAASAPRDIALYADPRLARRLLYRMGPEGFRDALLLAIVSETRDEWRRIYDGVRSLTAPRFPISGKDVVARGIRIGPLIGQILHTLETWWVENDFPQDALLIQRLDETVKQVQE, from the coding sequence ATGACCCGTCTTGAACCGCAGCCCTGGATGCGCGCTCCGCAGACGATGAAGCTTATGGAGGTTCTGGGCGATGCCCGCTTCGTTGGCGGCGTTGTACGCAACGCCCTTTTGGGGCGGCCGGTGACGGATATCGACATTGCCACGCCCCTTCCGCCGGATAAGGTGAAGGCTCTGCTTGAAGTCGCTGGAATCAAGGCGGTACCTACCGGCATTGATCACGGAACAATCACTGCGGTGGTGGATGGAAAGCCCTTCGAAGTGACCACCCTCCGCCGCGATGTCGCTACGGATGGACGTCACGCGATCGTCGCTTTTACCACCGATTGGGCTGAAGATGCCCGCCGTCGCGATTTTACGATGAATGCACTCTATGCCGATATTGATGGCGCAATCACCGATGTCGTGGGTGGAATTGCCGATATTGAGGCGGGGCGCGTGCGGTTTGTCGGCGATCCCATTACGCGGATTCGCGAGGACTATCTGCGCATTTTGCGCTTCTTCCGCTTTCACGCTTGGTATGGGCGGACAGAGTTGGACGCCGAAGCGCTTTATGCCTGCGAGAAAGAGAAGAGCGGGCTGGTGCGTCTTTCCGGGGAACGGATCGCCAAAGAGATGCTGAAGCTTTTCGAGGCAGAAAGTCCCGTCACCGTGCTCATGAGTATGGGCGTGATCGGTGTTCTGGAAGAGGTTGTGCCGGGCGCGGCCGAGATACTGCCGCTGCGCCGGTTGGCGGCTATGGATGCGGAACTTGGCACTGCGCCTGACGGGGTTTTGCGATTGGCTGCGCTTCTGCCCGCTGGCCGTGCAGTCTTGACCGCACAATTGATCGCAGCGCGGTGGAAGCTCTCCAATGTGGACAGAGACCGCTTGGTTGCGGCCGCCAGCGCTCCCCGGGATATTGCGCTCTATGCTGATCCTCGTCTTGCCCGTCGTTTGCTGTACCGGATGGGACCTGAAGGCTTCCGGGATGCGTTACTCCTGGCGATCGTGAGCGAGACGCGAGATGAGTGGCGGAGGATCTACGATGGCGTCAGGAGTCTGACTGCACCTCGGTTTCCTATTTCGGGCAAAGACGTAGTTGCGCGAGGTATTCGTATCGGGCCGCTGATCGGCCAAATTCTTCACACACTCGAGACATGGTGGGTGGAGAATGACTTTCCCCAAGATGCGTTGCTCATCCAGCGCTTGGACGAGACCGTCAAACAGGTGCAGGAATGA
- a CDS encoding TerC family protein: MDGFTLTDIFSEGALFALAQVLLIDVVLAGDNAVVIGMAAAQVNKSDRRTVIFWGLVTAVALRIVLAVFAVHLLKFVPLVIAGGFLLLWVTWRLWRDIQHSHKEQQATKVLSDELEHEHHSTHKNASHAQVVRRAIISIAAADVSMSLDNVLAVAGAARDHVEVLLIGLSLSIALMGLAATLIAKLLHKYPWISYAGVFIVLFVALRMIWDGFERLNTHGMIEASSHLMGMA, encoded by the coding sequence TTGGATGGCTTTACGCTTACAGATATCTTCTCTGAGGGCGCCCTTTTCGCGCTCGCCCAGGTTCTTCTGATTGATGTGGTTTTGGCTGGTGACAACGCCGTCGTCATCGGAATGGCCGCCGCTCAGGTCAATAAGTCTGACCGCCGAACGGTGATCTTCTGGGGCCTTGTCACAGCGGTCGCACTCAGGATCGTGCTCGCAGTCTTCGCGGTCCACCTCTTGAAATTTGTTCCCCTGGTGATCGCTGGCGGGTTCCTGCTGCTCTGGGTGACATGGCGCTTGTGGCGTGACATCCAGCATTCCCACAAAGAACAGCAAGCCACCAAGGTTCTCAGTGACGAGCTCGAACACGAACACCACTCAACCCATAAGAACGCGAGCCATGCCCAGGTTGTACGCCGGGCAATTATCTCTATTGCGGCCGCAGACGTTTCCATGTCGCTAGACAATGTGCTGGCAGTTGCTGGCGCAGCCCGCGATCATGTCGAAGTGCTCTTGATCGGTCTGTCACTTTCCATCGCCCTGATGGGGCTGGCCGCGACTCTCATCGCCAAGCTGCTGCACAAATATCCCTGGATCAGCTATGCGGGTGTCTTCATCGTCCTCTTCGTCGCGTTACGTATGATCTGGGATGGCTTCGAGCGACTGAACACCCACGGCATGATCGAGGCCTCCAGCCACCTGATGGGCATGGCCTAA
- a CDS encoding DUF58 domain-containing protein, whose translation MIGFAARSSNRMAHLSDSAESLAAALPALMVRAERLASSVTLGMHGRRKAGIGQTFWQYHHYRPGDPSTSIDWRQSAKGQHLYVREREWEAAQSVWLWRDGSPSMRFGSGTETKLDRASLLALALGVLLVRGGERIALYGEKDPPANSRLAYRRIGFALGERAPSDEALPPDAPLPRNAQFVWFSDFLSPLEEIEHTIRRLTRSNAGGRLVHIIDPAEEDFPYSGRTRFEAVTGTQTRVLGRAEAVADEYRARFKAHSETLALLARKLGWNYTSHRIDRPAQTALVALFADLSGGHRMVG comes from the coding sequence TTGATCGGCTTTGCCGCACGCTCCTCTAACCGGATGGCCCATCTCTCCGACAGCGCCGAATCCTTAGCCGCCGCTCTTCCGGCCTTGATGGTGCGCGCGGAACGGCTGGCCTCCTCGGTAACGCTCGGCATGCATGGGCGCCGCAAAGCAGGTATCGGCCAGACATTCTGGCAGTACCATCACTACAGGCCCGGGGATCCTTCGACGTCTATTGACTGGCGCCAATCCGCCAAAGGCCAGCACCTTTATGTGCGCGAACGCGAATGGGAAGCAGCGCAATCTGTGTGGCTCTGGAGGGACGGCTCGCCATCCATGCGATTTGGAAGCGGAACTGAAACGAAGCTCGATAGGGCAAGCCTCTTGGCGTTAGCTCTCGGGGTCCTGCTTGTTCGCGGCGGCGAACGTATCGCGCTTTATGGTGAGAAAGATCCGCCCGCCAATTCCCGGCTTGCCTATCGCCGTATCGGCTTCGCGTTAGGCGAACGGGCACCGAGCGACGAAGCCTTACCGCCCGATGCGCCGTTACCGCGCAACGCGCAGTTCGTGTGGTTCAGCGATTTCCTCAGCCCACTGGAAGAGATCGAGCACACGATCAGACGCTTAACACGGTCAAATGCTGGCGGACGTCTTGTTCATATCATTGACCCCGCCGAAGAAGATTTTCCCTATAGCGGGCGCACCCGGTTCGAGGCTGTGACCGGCACGCAAACCCGCGTCTTGGGCAGGGCGGAAGCGGTTGCGGACGAATATCGCGCGCGCTTTAAAGCTCACAGTGAAACTTTGGCCCTGTTGGCACGCAAGCTCGGCTGGAATTATACCTCCCACCGGATTGATCGGCCGGCGCAGACGGCGCTTGTAGCCCTTTTTGCCGATCTATCCGGCGGTCATCGGATGGTGGGGTGA
- the motA gene encoding flagellar motor stator protein MotA: MLQIIGIVVLFACVFGGFLISGGKLDSVIEAAPHEMITIGGAAVAALLISSSMFALKKFGGDVGKVMSGPKWKPGDYRDLLCLLFLLTKTMKSKGLIALEAHIEKPEESSIFKRYPKIVKDHFALDFICDTLRMMTMSLEDPLQVETAMEKQLEKHHHEALSTANALQNMADGLPALGIVAAVLGVIKTMGAISEPPEVLGRMIGSALVGTFLGVFLAYGIVAPLGQRLKGIVDEEALFYHVIRDILVAHLHGNAAQVSVEIGRGSVPSEAQPSFQELEETINNIPKVE, encoded by the coding sequence ATGCTTCAGATCATCGGGATTGTCGTATTGTTTGCCTGCGTCTTCGGAGGTTTTTTGATCTCCGGCGGCAAGCTCGATTCCGTCATTGAGGCAGCCCCCCATGAGATGATCACCATCGGGGGCGCCGCTGTCGCGGCTCTTCTGATCTCGAGCTCGATGTTCGCGTTGAAGAAATTTGGGGGTGATGTCGGAAAGGTTATGAGCGGGCCAAAATGGAAGCCGGGCGATTATCGCGACCTGCTATGCCTGCTTTTCCTGCTTACCAAGACCATGAAGTCCAAAGGCCTGATTGCCCTCGAAGCGCATATCGAAAAGCCGGAGGAGTCATCGATCTTCAAGCGTTATCCGAAGATCGTGAAAGACCATTTCGCGCTCGATTTTATTTGCGACACGCTGCGCATGATGACCATGAGCCTCGAAGATCCGCTGCAGGTGGAGACGGCCATGGAAAAGCAGCTCGAGAAACACCATCACGAGGCACTATCTACCGCCAATGCCCTTCAGAATATGGCTGACGGCCTGCCCGCGCTGGGTATTGTCGCGGCCGTGCTTGGCGTGATCAAGACGATGGGCGCCATCTCTGAGCCACCTGAAGTGCTTGGGCGAATGATCGGCTCCGCCCTGGTGGGTACCTTCCTCGGCGTGTTCCTGGCGTATGGTATTGTCGCCCCGCTTGGGCAACGGCTCAAAGGAATCGTGGACGAGGAAGCGCTGTTCTATCACGTCATCCGCGATATTCTGGTCGCCCATCTGCATGGCAATGCGGCGCAGGTCTCTGTTGAAATCGGACGCGGATCTGTGCCGTCTGAAGCCCAGCCGTCATTCCAGGAATTGGAAGAGACGATCAATAACATCCCAAAAGTAGAATAG
- a CDS encoding GNAT family N-acetyltransferase: MSDQPWQIRPERANDAPRVEHLNAISFGPGRYAKSAYRLREGVDPVPGLSFVAVDGEDILGSIRFWPVAIGMERSLLLGPLAVKPELRSRGIGIALMKHAVETARAEGYPSIILIGDEPYYVRVGFARLAPGRVRFPGPVDQARVLGLSLAQHNVMLTLKGEVRRPHVDHPVCACGADVAR, translated from the coding sequence ATGAGCGATCAGCCCTGGCAAATCCGCCCGGAACGCGCCAATGACGCGCCGAGGGTTGAGCATTTGAACGCGATCAGCTTTGGCCCGGGCCGCTACGCGAAATCTGCTTACAGGCTGCGGGAAGGCGTGGATCCTGTCCCTGGCCTTTCCTTTGTCGCTGTGGATGGCGAGGATATTTTAGGGTCCATCCGGTTTTGGCCAGTGGCTATTGGAATGGAGCGGTCGCTTCTTCTGGGGCCCCTAGCGGTAAAACCCGAACTGCGCAGCCGGGGAATCGGGATTGCGCTGATGAAACACGCAGTCGAGACGGCGCGTGCCGAGGGATACCCGTCGATCATACTGATTGGTGATGAACCCTATTATGTGCGGGTGGGGTTTGCCCGGCTGGCGCCAGGGCGGGTTCGCTTTCCTGGCCCTGTCGATCAGGCGCGGGTGCTTGGCCTCTCTCTCGCCCAGCATAACGTGATGCTTACACTGAAAGGCGAAGTGCGCCGCCCGCATGTGGATCACCCGGTTTGCGCCTGCGGGGCAGACGTGGCGCGCTAG
- a CDS encoding CoA pyrophosphatase, translating to MRAYLARLRAKLLPQPKALSIVPSRSDFDLNPTARPPMARLLRPAAVLIPIIMREEPMVLFTKRAEHLPRHPGQVSFPGGKADPDDVSLTATALRELKEETGIGPEFVTVAGYLEPYETITGFAVLPVVGILSEGYSLTPDAREVDGIFEVPLAFLLAPASLDEQAREFKGVSRRVYAFTYQGHYIWGATAAMIVNLRERLA from the coding sequence GTGCGCGCCTATCTGGCGAGATTGCGGGCCAAGCTCTTGCCGCAGCCAAAGGCCCTGTCGATTGTCCCCAGTAGGAGTGATTTCGACCTAAATCCGACCGCTCGACCGCCTATGGCTCGTCTGTTACGGCCGGCGGCGGTGCTTATACCGATCATCATGCGCGAAGAGCCGATGGTGCTTTTCACGAAGCGCGCTGAGCATCTTCCCCGGCATCCTGGCCAAGTAAGTTTTCCGGGTGGCAAAGCCGACCCAGACGATGTTTCACTCACGGCCACCGCCTTGCGCGAGTTAAAGGAGGAAACGGGGATCGGGCCCGAATTTGTCACGGTCGCCGGCTACCTCGAACCTTACGAAACTATCACCGGGTTTGCCGTTTTGCCTGTCGTGGGTATTTTGTCGGAGGGCTATTCCCTCACACCCGACGCCCGCGAGGTAGATGGAATTTTCGAAGTGCCGCTTGCCTTCCTCCTGGCACCCGCGAGCCTTGATGAGCAGGCGCGTGAATTCAAAGGGGTTTCCCGTCGGGTCTATGCTTTCACGTATCAGGGCCATTATATTTGGGGCGCTACGGCGGCGATGATCGTGAACCTGCGAGAGCGCCTCGCATGA
- a CDS encoding AAA family ATPase encodes MNDMIGEETKGPAEERAERAAAIAGQVRAGIGEVIFGQKDVIEQTLITLLAGGHGLLIGVPGLAKTKLVESLGTVLGMDWKRIQFTPDLMPADIIGSEVLEETDDRHRAFRFIKGPVFTQLLMADEINRASPRTQSALLQAMQERQVTVAGTRNDLPHPFHVLATQNPLEQEGTYPLPEAQLDRFLLQIDIGYPDKDAEKQMLLATTFGEETHAKPVCTPADLMEAQAVVRHIPVGDKVVEAILRLVRAARPDAEGAPDLRNVIAWGPGPRASQAFMLACRARALLEGRLAPSTDDVVALAQPVLRHRMALNFAARAEGLSVPTVIDRLCRTLL; translated from the coding sequence ATGAACGATATGATCGGCGAAGAGACAAAGGGACCTGCCGAGGAGCGTGCCGAGCGCGCCGCAGCCATCGCCGGACAGGTGCGCGCCGGTATCGGCGAGGTCATTTTCGGCCAAAAGGACGTGATCGAGCAGACCCTGATTACGCTCCTGGCGGGCGGCCATGGACTTTTGATCGGCGTTCCGGGGCTGGCCAAAACCAAGCTGGTCGAATCGCTCGGGACAGTGCTCGGCATGGATTGGAAGCGCATCCAATTCACCCCAGACTTGATGCCCGCGGACATAATCGGCTCCGAAGTCCTGGAAGAGACGGATGATCGCCATCGCGCGTTCCGCTTCATCAAGGGCCCCGTGTTTACCCAGCTTTTAATGGCTGATGAGATCAACCGCGCGTCTCCCCGCACCCAGAGCGCCCTGTTGCAGGCCATGCAGGAGCGACAGGTCACCGTCGCTGGAACACGGAATGATCTGCCCCACCCGTTCCATGTGCTCGCCACGCAAAACCCGCTGGAGCAGGAAGGCACCTATCCTTTGCCAGAAGCCCAGCTCGACCGCTTCCTTCTCCAGATTGATATTGGCTATCCCGATAAGGACGCCGAAAAACAGATGCTGCTGGCCACGACCTTCGGCGAAGAAACCCATGCCAAGCCGGTTTGCACCCCTGCCGACCTGATGGAAGCCCAAGCGGTCGTCCGCCATATTCCGGTCGGAGACAAGGTGGTTGAAGCGATTCTGCGATTGGTGCGCGCCGCCCGCCCCGATGCGGAAGGCGCCCCGGATTTGCGCAATGTGATCGCCTGGGGGCCCGGCCCGCGGGCCAGCCAAGCCTTCATGCTCGCCTGTCGCGCCCGAGCGCTCTTGGAGGGCCGCTTAGCCCCGTCTACAGACGATGTCGTGGCCCTGGCCCAACCTGTCCTGCGCCATCGCATGGCGCTCAATTTCGCGGCCCGCGCAGAGGGTCTTTCGGTGCCGACTGTGATTGATCGGCTTTGCCGCACGCTCCTCTAA
- a CDS encoding protein phosphatase 2C domain-containing protein gives MKLDIVDTLSLPGYPDRANEDAFAAEDVGAAVLDGATPVSEPLLPGRSDAAWLSQFGARRLLAHVKSGDSPRGALRHALADAERSFDGLARKKPLHRYQMPFASMIFAVPDEDGIDLLWFGDCCALVETGAETIEVIGTAFEKRGDEASAAKAYSEKVGLAPVGALARSDAMPMFRDSRDKVNTPGNTWLFGIEPKASEHAGRVRRDIPAGSRLLLCTDGFLALATDYGRYQPSELLNAAADKGLAALGAELRQIEADDAEGRRFPRFKKSDDATAVLVRLI, from the coding sequence ATGAAGCTCGATATCGTCGATACGCTTAGCTTGCCGGGTTACCCGGACCGGGCCAATGAAGACGCCTTCGCTGCAGAGGATGTTGGCGCGGCGGTGCTGGATGGTGCCACGCCTGTTTCTGAGCCACTGCTTCCAGGCCGGAGTGATGCGGCTTGGCTTTCCCAGTTCGGTGCAAGGCGATTGCTCGCCCACGTGAAGTCTGGGGATTCGCCTCGTGGTGCGCTTCGTCATGCCTTGGCCGATGCCGAGCGCTCTTTTGATGGCCTCGCACGCAAGAAACCGCTGCATCGCTATCAGATGCCTTTCGCCTCAATGATCTTTGCTGTTCCTGATGAGGACGGTATCGATCTGCTATGGTTTGGCGATTGTTGCGCCCTGGTCGAGACGGGCGCTGAGACTATCGAGGTTATTGGCACGGCTTTCGAGAAGCGTGGGGATGAAGCGAGCGCCGCGAAAGCATATAGCGAAAAGGTTGGCCTGGCTCCGGTCGGCGCATTGGCGCGCTCGGATGCAATGCCAATGTTCCGAGATAGCCGCGATAAGGTGAATACCCCCGGCAATACATGGCTTTTTGGGATCGAGCCTAAAGCCTCGGAACATGCGGGGCGGGTACGCCGGGACATTCCCGCTGGCTCGCGGCTGCTCCTCTGCACGGATGGTTTTCTGGCGCTCGCCACCGATTACGGCCGGTATCAGCCGTCGGAGCTTTTAAATGCGGCTGCGGATAAAGGGCTTGCAGCATTAGGCGCGGAACTCCGCCAGATTGAGGCGGATGATGCCGAAGGGCGCCGCTTCCCCCGCTTCAAGAAAAGCGACGACGCCACTGCGGTACTTGTCCGCTTGATTTAG